In Armatimonadota bacterium, a single genomic region encodes these proteins:
- a CDS encoding S1-like domain-containing RNA-binding protein codes for MKVGEWQDLKVKRESEYGLYLSDGGETEVLLPENQCPDDALVGHSLKVFIYTDSEDRIIATRMKPHAAVGEFAVMKVLMVTGQGAFLDWGLMKDLFCPFKQQHFELREGDEVLVYVYLDEKSNRVACTTRWSKHLTPHQDELAQGDAIKMLVADITPEFASVIVNGKFKGAIFRDEWVDELKVGQKRKGFVKRVRDDGQLALSLRPQGYGAVLGERDRVVRALEANGGSLPLSDKSSPDEILRAFGMSKGAFKRLIGTMYREGIIVIEDDRIALVIC; via the coding sequence GTGAAAGTCGGCGAATGGCAAGACCTGAAGGTAAAGCGAGAATCCGAGTACGGGCTTTATCTGTCCGACGGCGGGGAGACCGAGGTTTTGTTGCCGGAGAACCAGTGCCCCGATGATGCGCTGGTTGGACACTCGCTGAAAGTCTTCATTTACACCGACTCGGAAGATCGGATCATTGCCACTCGCATGAAGCCCCATGCAGCGGTGGGCGAGTTTGCGGTGATGAAGGTTTTGATGGTCACCGGGCAGGGAGCGTTTCTCGATTGGGGGCTGATGAAGGATCTCTTCTGTCCTTTCAAGCAGCAGCATTTTGAGCTTAGAGAAGGCGATGAAGTTCTGGTTTACGTTTACTTGGACGAGAAATCTAACCGAGTAGCTTGTACAACTCGATGGTCGAAGCACCTGACCCCGCATCAAGACGAACTCGCTCAGGGTGATGCCATCAAGATGTTAGTAGCGGACATTACTCCGGAGTTTGCCTCGGTCATCGTGAACGGAAAGTTCAAAGGGGCGATCTTCCGCGATGAGTGGGTGGACGAGCTGAAGGTTGGGCAGAAGCGGAAGGGGTTTGTGAAACGGGTCCGTGATGACGGACAATTGGCGCTTTCGTTGCGCCCTCAGGGTTACGGTGCGGTATTGGGAGAACGGGATCGGGTCGTTCGGGCATTGGAGGCAAATGGCGGCTCGCTGCCTCTGTCGGATAAGTCGTCGCCCGACGAGATTTTGCGGGCGTTCGGAATGAGCAAAGGGGCGTTCA
- a CDS encoding UDP-glucose--hexose-1-phosphate uridylyltransferase yields MFDQPHRRYNPLLGEHVLVSPHRTQRPWQGAEETVVDERPSHDPGCYLCPGNTRSNGEVNPDYPSTFTFVNDFSALLPDTPFEITPAAEHLFQARTAYGECRVICFSPRHDLTLAQMSQEELEAVIELWNQQYVELNEKYQWVQIFENRGATMGASNPHPHGQVWASGHTPSLVEREDGQQMQYFDRTGTPMLCDYVSSELEKKERIVVETDHWVWLVPFWATWPYEVMLLPKAHRPVFTDLTPEEKKDLATILSIGLKKYDALFNCSFPYSMGWHGGPNNGEPVDHWQLHAHFYPPLLRSATVKKFMVGYEMLGESQRDITPEQAAATLRTL; encoded by the coding sequence GTGTTTGACCAGCCACATCGCCGTTATAATCCTCTACTCGGCGAGCATGTCTTGGTTTCTCCACACCGAACCCAGCGACCCTGGCAGGGGGCTGAGGAAACGGTGGTTGATGAACGGCCTTCCCATGATCCAGGGTGCTATTTATGTCCGGGGAATACTCGGTCAAATGGGGAGGTGAATCCTGATTACCCGTCGACCTTCACATTTGTGAACGACTTCTCGGCGCTCCTCCCTGATACTCCGTTCGAGATCACGCCAGCGGCTGAGCACCTGTTCCAGGCGCGAACCGCCTATGGAGAGTGCCGTGTCATCTGTTTCTCTCCGCGTCATGACCTCACCCTTGCACAGATGTCGCAGGAGGAACTGGAAGCGGTTATCGAACTCTGGAACCAGCAGTATGTCGAGCTGAACGAGAAGTATCAGTGGGTACAGATTTTCGAGAACCGTGGGGCGACAATGGGCGCTTCGAATCCGCATCCGCACGGGCAAGTTTGGGCTTCGGGTCACACTCCTTCATTGGTCGAACGAGAGGACGGCCAGCAAATGCAGTATTTTGATCGGACGGGCACGCCCATGCTTTGCGACTACGTTTCTAGCGAGCTTGAGAAAAAAGAACGGATTGTGGTGGAAACGGACCACTGGGTTTGGCTTGTCCCATTTTGGGCGACTTGGCCCTACGAGGTGATGCTTCTTCCCAAGGCGCATCGACCGGTGTTTACCGATCTAACGCCAGAGGAGAAGAAAGATCTCGCAACGATTCTGAGCATCGGGCTTAAGAAATACGACGCCCTCTTCAACTGCTCGTTTCCTTATTCGATGGGCTGGCACGGCGGGCCGAACAACGGCGAGCCTGTGGACCACTGGCAACTTCACGCACACTTTTATCCGCCGCTGCTACGCTCGGCGACGGTGAAGAAGTTCATGGTGGGCTATGAGATGCTAGGCGAGTCGCAGCGGGACATCACTCCGGAGCAGGCAGCGGCGACTTTGCGAACTTTGTAG
- a CDS encoding endo-1,4-beta-xylanase translates to MMLALALLTQPGAEGLRSAADRRKFDFGTCVVSDLIKGNADDGKYVQAIKDHVNLIEPENDLKPAAMWKGLNEIDFSKPDYLLGEPGKTGWAQANRMKVRGHVLCYPNEPGYTTPGWLLAKEKDLTADQTRELLKNYILTVAGRYKGKISSWDVINEVISDAPNGNQFNVRSSIWYRKLGMEFIPLCFKWAKEADPKAKLYYNDYGCEAGGRKLDDAIAMCNWIRSEGGVVDGIGLQYHVSTWAKVVPGSGFYQAVEKIEKNGYDWMITELDYAIPVQPFSRTDPNFGIIPKEVQDYRVQGVAYGEIMELALNSKRCKGVQMWGITDRHSWIPGFSQGKNGCALILDANYNAKPAVGYIQKALLSR, encoded by the coding sequence ATGATGCTTGCTCTGGCCTTACTTACCCAACCTGGTGCCGAGGGACTGCGATCCGCTGCAGACCGCCGGAAATTCGACTTCGGAACCTGCGTGGTGAGCGACCTCATCAAGGGCAACGCCGATGATGGAAAGTACGTTCAGGCAATCAAAGACCACGTGAATCTCATCGAGCCAGAAAATGATCTTAAGCCCGCCGCGATGTGGAAAGGACTAAACGAGATTGATTTCTCCAAGCCTGACTACCTCCTCGGGGAACCTGGAAAAACGGGCTGGGCACAAGCTAACAGGATGAAGGTGCGGGGTCACGTGCTTTGCTATCCCAACGAGCCGGGCTACACCACTCCTGGCTGGTTGCTTGCAAAAGAGAAGGACCTTACTGCCGACCAAACGCGTGAACTCCTGAAGAACTACATTCTCACCGTTGCTGGACGATACAAAGGCAAGATCTCGAGTTGGGATGTCATCAACGAAGTAATCTCCGACGCTCCCAACGGCAACCAGTTCAACGTCCGCTCGAGCATCTGGTACCGCAAGCTCGGAATGGAGTTCATTCCGCTATGCTTCAAGTGGGCAAAGGAGGCCGACCCGAAAGCCAAGCTGTACTACAACGACTACGGCTGCGAAGCTGGCGGTCGCAAGCTTGATGACGCCATCGCCATGTGCAATTGGATCCGCTCGGAAGGAGGGGTCGTGGACGGAATCGGCCTCCAGTATCACGTCAGCACTTGGGCAAAAGTTGTTCCTGGAAGTGGGTTCTATCAGGCGGTCGAAAAGATCGAAAAGAACGGCTACGACTGGATGATCACCGAACTGGATTACGCAATCCCTGTGCAACCGTTTTCACGCACGGATCCCAACTTTGGGATCATTCCAAAAGAAGTCCAGGACTACCGTGTACAGGGCGTTGCGTATGGCGAGATCATGGAACTAGCCCTGAATAGCAAGCGCTGCAAAGGCGTGCAAATGTGGGGTATCACCGACCGCCACAGTTGGATTCCTGGTTTCTCGCAAGGCAAAAACGGATGTGCACTGATTCTCGACGCCAACTACAACGCCAAACCTGCGGTCGGATACATCCAAAAAGCCTTGCTCTCAAGATAA
- a CDS encoding LamB/YcsF family protein, producing MNNDSRAMKWIDLNADIGEGFENDLALMDVVSSVNICSGFHAGSPKLCYDLLCAARDHGVRPGLHVGFPDPGSMGRRELKEGYPETWISSVAVQILEAGPYAYIKPHGALYHWLAIDTVSTRTVWDALEEMEKPLMGLSGTEHEFQARRRGLRFIREGFAERGYDTTGGLLPRSAAGAMLDSIPEIQAQALRLAPTVETICIHGDRPDCLEIARSVRTALEGSGIGVGA from the coding sequence ATGAACAACGACTCACGAGCTATGAAATGGATTGACCTCAACGCCGATATTGGCGAAGGATTCGAGAACGATCTTGCGCTGATGGACGTCGTTTCGTCAGTCAACATTTGCTCAGGGTTCCATGCTGGATCCCCAAAGCTTTGTTACGACCTTCTCTGCGCCGCCCGCGACCACGGCGTCCGCCCCGGTCTCCATGTCGGCTTCCCTGACCCTGGTTCCATGGGCCGTCGCGAACTTAAAGAGGGATACCCCGAGACTTGGATTAGCAGCGTCGCGGTACAAATACTTGAAGCCGGACCTTACGCTTACATCAAGCCCCACGGTGCCCTCTATCATTGGCTAGCAATTGATACGGTTTCCACTCGTACCGTCTGGGATGCGCTGGAAGAAATGGAAAAACCATTGATGGGACTGTCGGGCACCGAGCACGAATTCCAGGCCCGTCGGAGAGGATTGAGGTTTATTCGCGAGGGATTTGCAGAGCGTGGCTATGACACGACCGGAGGACTTCTTCCTCGGTCGGCGGCAGGCGCGATGCTGGATTCGATCCCTGAGATTCAGGCTCAGGCGTTGCGACTCGCTCCGACGGTAGAAACCATTTGTATTCATGGTGACCGACCAGATTGTCTCGAGATCGCTCGATCTGTGCGTACCGCACTCGAAGGCTCGGGAATCGGGGTGGGTGCTTGA
- a CDS encoding carboxyltransferase domain-containing protein, with protein sequence MRIDELGESAYILRDLEVEPYVFAYSIELMNLPGVEEVIASVDTVGLYIDPETFSIESLNSIDLAPKLPTKEHKIPLLFDGSDLKGICRELSMEPEAVSKAFCAATYTVQAIGFLPGFPYLKGLPEIFHRFERIDTPRIRVPRGAVGIAKGQTGIYPQESPGGWNLIGTTPILVADAKARYFPLNPGDTIKFFEIDGDQARMLDEQRLTSYEMD encoded by the coding sequence GTGCGGATCGATGAACTAGGAGAGTCGGCGTATATTCTGCGCGATCTTGAGGTCGAGCCATACGTTTTCGCCTACTCGATCGAGCTGATGAACTTGCCCGGGGTGGAAGAAGTGATCGCCTCGGTCGACACTGTCGGTCTCTACATTGACCCTGAAACGTTTTCAATTGAGTCACTCAACTCTATCGATTTGGCACCCAAGCTGCCAACCAAAGAGCACAAAATTCCGCTACTTTTCGACGGATCTGACCTCAAAGGGATCTGCCGAGAGCTTTCGATGGAACCTGAAGCGGTCTCCAAAGCATTCTGCGCCGCGACCTACACCGTGCAGGCAATCGGATTCCTGCCCGGGTTTCCCTATCTCAAAGGACTGCCTGAGATTTTCCATCGCTTTGAGCGAATTGACACGCCTCGAATCCGAGTTCCTCGCGGAGCGGTAGGAATCGCGAAGGGCCAAACTGGTATCTATCCGCAGGAATCTCCGGGAGGATGGAACCTGATTGGCACGACTCCCATCTTGGTCGCAGATGCAAAAGCTCGGTACTTCCCGTTGAATCCGGGTGATACAATCAAGTTCTTCGAGATAGACGGAGATCAGGCGAGGATGCTTGATGAACAACGACTCACGAGCTATGAAATGGATTGA
- the dut gene encoding dUTP diphosphatase, with the protein MSIEIPVYLGDGAVLPAYQTADAAGMDLCSTVDFALEPLERRLVPTGIKMAIPRGFEGQVRPRSGLALKHGISMVNAPGTIDSDYRGEIGVLLVNLGQNRVEFKSGDRVAQLVICPVVRASLKVVAELGETARGSGGFGSTGKS; encoded by the coding sequence ATGAGCATTGAGATTCCTGTTTACCTTGGGGACGGAGCCGTATTGCCAGCCTATCAGACCGCCGACGCAGCCGGAATGGACCTTTGCTCGACCGTGGACTTTGCCCTGGAACCCCTTGAGCGAAGACTCGTCCCGACGGGGATCAAGATGGCAATTCCTCGAGGGTTCGAAGGTCAGGTGCGCCCGCGTTCGGGATTAGCGCTGAAGCACGGAATCTCTATGGTCAACGCTCCCGGGACTATTGACTCAGACTATCGAGGTGAAATTGGGGTGCTACTGGTGAATCTAGGCCAAAATCGCGTAGAGTTCAAGAGCGGTGATCGTGTGGCGCAACTTGTGATCTGCCCGGTGGTTCGGGCGTCGCTAAAGGTCGTTGCAGAACTCGGCGAAACAGCAAGAGGCTCCGGCGGATTCGGAAGCACTGGGAAAAGTTAA
- a CDS encoding tetratricopeptide repeat protein codes for MASTVDFNDDYGAQLREEMSRINLLRIRGDISSAKTLCLATLKKYPASVDAHTMMGDLHAEQADLEPAAEWYALALDLDPNAPGAQTKLNRIRAALDISKQAATQKAMIDSGRKVSPWLITAVATSAIAIAAIAFMVGGQQSPTRASTGTSAQKFSGNSISAPKDFGGFVAASQAQPPVNQLPVVGSSATDGSRPAELQSPNGQKSETGGSTGSVAQDETLLNAIRERSKYSKNIISILDDPRNHSMVITYSVAPDEHGRYTGAMVAITALEYHSKASLVTLRGVRNGILTYMADVTRQKVMEAQAEKGSLQGQTDYAWIDSVLENEYFRSQEVTGVPPK; via the coding sequence ATGGCATCAACAGTAGATTTCAATGACGACTATGGCGCGCAGTTGCGTGAAGAAATGTCGCGTATCAATCTGCTCAGGATTCGTGGAGATATCTCTTCTGCCAAAACTCTTTGCCTTGCAACTTTGAAGAAGTACCCCGCGAGCGTCGATGCTCATACGATGATGGGCGACCTCCACGCGGAACAAGCTGATTTGGAGCCAGCCGCGGAGTGGTACGCATTAGCACTTGACCTTGACCCCAACGCGCCTGGTGCACAAACTAAGCTCAACCGGATACGGGCCGCCCTGGACATATCAAAGCAGGCTGCAACCCAGAAAGCGATGATCGATTCAGGCCGGAAAGTATCGCCTTGGTTGATTACAGCCGTTGCCACGTCCGCGATCGCTATCGCGGCGATTGCCTTCATGGTTGGCGGGCAACAATCGCCCACTCGGGCTTCGACCGGGACGTCGGCTCAGAAGTTTTCCGGTAACTCAATCTCTGCTCCGAAGGACTTCGGTGGATTCGTTGCCGCTTCCCAGGCCCAGCCGCCGGTTAATCAGCTTCCGGTTGTGGGTAGTTCCGCTACAGATGGCTCGCGACCCGCTGAACTTCAGTCTCCGAACGGGCAGAAGAGCGAAACCGGTGGCTCGACTGGGAGTGTGGCCCAAGACGAGACATTGCTGAACGCGATTCGGGAGCGAAGCAAGTATTCGAAGAATATCATCAGCATCCTCGATGACCCGCGCAACCATTCCATGGTGATCACTTACTCGGTTGCACCGGATGAGCATGGACGCTACACGGGGGCGATGGTGGCAATCACCGCCCTTGAGTATCACTCCAAGGCTTCGCTCGTTACTCTTCGAGGAGTACGCAACGGCATTCTGACTTACATGGCAGACGTGACCCGACAAAAGGTGATGGAAGCTCAAGCCGAGAAAGGTAGCTTGCAAGGGCAGACGGATTACGCGTGGATCGACTCGGTTCTGGAGAACGAATACTTCCGATCACAGGAAGTGACCGGCGTTCCACCAAAGTAG
- a CDS encoding sugar phosphate isomerase/epimerase: protein MRVSLQLYTVRNEIAADLPGTLAALAKTGLEYVEGGGLSVEEAKTWKKLLDDNGLKFSGAHYGLAAFENPDAVFEAMEILECNTIIDPWEQPTNFDSLDGVKALCEKLTVAGMGCHAGGFEYLYHNHDFEFLKQIDGKSAWEHMVELTNPAWVNFEVDMAWVQVGGYDEAQILTNYASRVGALHLKDVDTSKTPRWQIAGQGTVNLDFGLKFADEHNIGFGCIELDESPCAPLDAVAQSLEFFKGKGYN from the coding sequence ATGCGAGTCTCCCTCCAGCTCTACACCGTCCGTAACGAAATTGCCGCTGACCTGCCCGGCACTCTTGCCGCTTTGGCCAAGACTGGTCTGGAGTATGTGGAGGGTGGGGGTTTGAGCGTCGAAGAAGCCAAGACTTGGAAGAAGTTGCTTGACGACAACGGATTGAAGTTTAGCGGGGCGCACTACGGACTCGCCGCCTTCGAGAATCCCGATGCAGTCTTTGAAGCGATGGAGATTCTGGAGTGTAACACCATCATCGACCCCTGGGAGCAGCCAACTAACTTCGATTCTCTTGATGGGGTGAAAGCACTTTGCGAAAAGCTCACGGTTGCTGGGATGGGTTGCCATGCTGGCGGATTCGAATACCTGTATCACAATCACGATTTCGAGTTCCTGAAACAGATCGACGGAAAGTCCGCCTGGGAGCACATGGTAGAGCTCACGAATCCTGCCTGGGTCAATTTCGAAGTGGACATGGCCTGGGTTCAAGTGGGCGGCTACGATGAGGCTCAAATCTTGACGAATTACGCAAGTCGAGTTGGCGCACTTCACTTGAAAGACGTCGATACCTCCAAAACCCCTCGATGGCAGATCGCTGGTCAGGGAACTGTTAACCTTGACTTTGGCCTCAAGTTCGCCGACGAGCATAACATTGGATTCGGCTGCATCGAACTCGATGAATCGCCTTGCGCGCCGCTCGACGCGGTTGCCCAGAGCCTTGAGTTCTTCAAAGGCAAAGGCTACAACTAG
- a CDS encoding sugar phosphate nucleotidyltransferase: MKVVIMAGGEGSRLRPLTSQRPKPLVPVATVPIMEHLVGLLRNQGFTDFLVTTSYLASEIQSHFGSGRDFGVSIAYPDEPMPLGTAGAIKNASATLMDEPFLIVSGDALTDCDFRAAVDFHRTKGALATLILKRVIDPLEFGIVVTDEDGKIRKLVEKPDWSEVQTDTVNTGMYIIDPSVLDLMEPGASYDWSMDIFPALIEAQKGVYGFVMDGFWCDVGSLSQYREAQEQVMSGVVQLTIPGSHSGGISLGHGCQIDETARLIPPVVLGENVKVKRGAQIGPYSALGSNTIVEEYAVVERSVVWENCYIGSEAQVRSAVLGAKVIAKKNVSVMEDAVVGDRCLLDLGAVIRPRVKIWPDKVVERGATVTMSMVWGHRWQASLFRDLGVAGISNIEMTPEVASRLAGAYGSLFPLGSTVIAARDTARSSRMLKRAVISSLVSVGCNVLDLRGVPLPVAKHTMSRVGAAGSVLIRKLPGNRRMSLVELFDAHGKQISKGIERKVEARYFREDFNRADADDIGMIDYAQGHVEHYLDALAVCSKLPLPRFRIACDYAHSSIGTLFPSVADHLGVDAVGFHGHPDSRRTPNTASEIEAHLQELSHSVRQLSCDLGILFLHEGERFALVDDQGAIVDGLPLFALMAKARIIESPGCKIAIPSSFPASFGAWLESKGASVLKVPNSARSIQSDGVDFSGDGRGGFFFGEMPTGFDACYSAAWLIPLLARSSQSLSQYRADLPDFAMSYDAVTVHGPDKGGVLRELTDRYPQDDLEPEGVRIPLARGTALVTADSFEPMFHVHAEGVTTFDCEETAEEAVKIIQSIIAHAKP; the protein is encoded by the coding sequence ATGAAAGTTGTGATCATGGCAGGGGGCGAAGGGTCGCGGCTGAGGCCGCTCACTTCGCAGCGACCGAAGCCGCTAGTCCCTGTTGCAACGGTGCCAATCATGGAGCACCTTGTCGGGCTGTTGCGAAACCAAGGTTTCACAGATTTTTTGGTGACCACCTCTTACCTGGCCAGTGAGATTCAGTCGCACTTTGGCAGCGGTCGGGACTTCGGAGTTTCAATTGCTTATCCAGACGAACCGATGCCGTTAGGCACCGCTGGTGCGATCAAAAACGCCTCGGCGACCTTGATGGACGAGCCTTTTTTGATTGTAAGCGGCGACGCGCTCACGGATTGTGACTTCCGGGCGGCGGTCGATTTTCACAGAACGAAAGGGGCCTTGGCGACACTGATTCTGAAGCGAGTCATCGACCCTCTAGAGTTCGGAATTGTCGTGACCGACGAGGACGGCAAGATTCGCAAGCTCGTCGAAAAACCAGATTGGTCAGAGGTTCAGACCGACACTGTGAACACAGGGATGTACATCATCGACCCGAGTGTGTTGGATTTGATGGAGCCCGGTGCCAGTTACGACTGGAGCATGGATATCTTTCCTGCGCTCATCGAAGCTCAGAAGGGTGTCTACGGTTTCGTGATGGATGGGTTCTGGTGCGACGTTGGTTCGCTGAGCCAGTATCGCGAGGCGCAAGAGCAAGTCATGAGCGGAGTTGTTCAGCTCACGATCCCCGGCTCTCATTCTGGAGGAATCTCGCTGGGGCACGGTTGCCAGATTGATGAGACGGCTCGCCTGATCCCTCCAGTGGTCTTGGGAGAAAACGTTAAGGTAAAGCGCGGGGCCCAGATCGGACCCTACAGTGCGCTCGGCTCTAACACGATTGTCGAGGAATACGCCGTCGTTGAGCGCTCCGTTGTTTGGGAGAATTGCTACATCGGCAGCGAGGCTCAGGTGCGCTCCGCGGTTCTTGGGGCGAAAGTGATCGCGAAGAAGAATGTCTCCGTTATGGAGGACGCCGTGGTTGGGGATCGCTGTTTACTCGATCTCGGCGCAGTGATCCGACCACGAGTCAAGATTTGGCCTGACAAAGTTGTCGAACGCGGCGCAACGGTCACGATGTCGATGGTTTGGGGACATCGTTGGCAGGCTTCGCTTTTCCGTGATCTTGGCGTCGCGGGCATCAGTAACATCGAAATGACTCCTGAAGTGGCGAGCCGGTTGGCCGGAGCTTACGGGTCTCTCTTTCCGCTGGGAAGCACAGTGATCGCCGCTCGAGACACCGCTCGCTCGTCTCGGATGCTAAAGCGAGCCGTGATTTCCTCGTTGGTGAGCGTCGGCTGCAACGTGTTGGACCTAAGAGGGGTGCCGTTACCGGTTGCGAAGCACACGATGAGCCGAGTTGGTGCAGCAGGCTCAGTGCTGATCCGAAAGCTCCCCGGAAATCGCCGGATGTCGTTGGTTGAGCTCTTCGACGCGCACGGCAAACAAATCTCAAAGGGCATCGAAAGAAAGGTCGAGGCGCGCTATTTCCGAGAAGACTTTAACCGAGCAGACGCCGACGACATCGGGATGATCGATTATGCCCAGGGTCATGTTGAACATTATTTGGATGCGCTCGCTGTCTGTTCTAAGTTGCCTCTGCCAAGATTTCGAATTGCTTGCGACTACGCTCACTCATCGATTGGAACCCTGTTCCCTTCGGTTGCCGATCATCTGGGCGTCGATGCCGTGGGGTTCCATGGCCACCCTGACTCGCGTCGTACGCCCAATACGGCTTCTGAAATCGAAGCACATCTTCAGGAGCTGAGTCACTCGGTTCGACAACTGAGCTGCGACTTGGGGATTCTGTTCCTCCACGAAGGTGAGCGATTTGCCCTTGTGGATGACCAGGGGGCCATAGTTGATGGACTCCCTTTGTTTGCCTTGATGGCGAAGGCGAGAATAATCGAGAGTCCCGGCTGCAAAATCGCCATTCCCTCTTCGTTCCCCGCCTCGTTCGGAGCTTGGCTTGAGTCAAAAGGGGCGTCGGTACTTAAGGTTCCTAATTCTGCGAGGAGTATTCAAAGTGATGGAGTTGATTTCAGCGGCGACGGCAGGGGAGGGTTCTTTTTCGGAGAGATGCCTACCGGATTTGACGCATGTTATTCGGCGGCCTGGCTCATCCCACTGCTTGCCCGTTCTTCTCAGAGCTTAAGCCAATATCGGGCCGACTTGCCAGACTTCGCGATGTCCTACGATGCTGTCACGGTTCATGGGCCAGACAAGGGCGGGGTGTTGCGCGAGCTTACCGACCGGTATCCGCAAGATGATCTCGAACCCGAGGGCGTCCGAATTCCCCTTGCTCGAGGAACCGCACTTGTCACTGCAGACTCCTTCGAACCCATGTTTCATGTCCACGCGGAAGGAGTAACGACTTTTGACTGTGAAGAAACTGCCGAGGAAGCCGTTAAAATTATCCAGTCGATCATCGCTCACGCCAAGCCATAA